In Rutidosis leptorrhynchoides isolate AG116_Rl617_1_P2 chromosome 2, CSIRO_AGI_Rlap_v1, whole genome shotgun sequence, one genomic interval encodes:
- the LOC139888530 gene encoding uncharacterized protein — MFSSSSSSHDDFKNYTLDLLDQGDDSFDDGVNSRCYVRRDHYDAHNRLMNDYFDEGCKYTEDQFKRHFRMHRRVFLRVMNDILSYNVNPLPSHFIWFHRRQDSRDEYLQMSERVGRESLLNFTMCIIDLYNSDYLREPSLHDIQRLYEGHERIHGFPGMLGSIDCMHWAWTKCPVAWRGQYMRGDHSHPIIMLEAVTSYDNWIWHVYFGVAGSNNDLNDLNTSDLVICSTQCSMKKCPTSLLLRMAWNTKEGII, encoded by the exons atgttttcatcttCAAGTAGTTCGCACGACGATTTCAAAAATTATACGCTCGACTTACTTGATCAAGGTGATGATTCTTTCGACGATGGTGTTAATTCTCGTTGTTATGTTCGTCGTGATCATTATGATGCTCATAATCGTTTGATGAACGATTATTTTGATGAGGGTTGCAAATATACAGAAGATCAATTCAAACGTCATTTTCGGATGCATCGCCGTGTTTTTCTTCGTGTGATGAACGATATACTAAGCTACAATGTCAATCCATTGCCTTCCCATTTTATATGGTTTCATCGAAGGCAAGATTCTCGAG ACGAGTATCTGCAAATGAGTGAACGAGTTGGGCGGGAATCTTTGCTAAACTTTACTATGTGCATTATTGACTTGTATAATAGTGACTACTTAAGAGAGCCATCATTGCATGACATTCAGCGTTTATATGAAGGCCATGAAAGGATTCATGGCTTCCCGGGCATGTTGGGTAgcattgattgtatgcattgggcatgGACAAAATGTCCAGTTGCGTGGAGAGGCCAGTATATGCGAGGCGATCACAGTCACCCAATTATTATGCTTGAAGCCGTCACGTCATATGATAACTGGATTTGGCATGTGTATTTTGGTGTGGCGGGTTCAAACAACGACTTAAATGATTTAAACACTAGTGATTTAGTGATTTGTTCAACTCAATGCTCAATGAAGAAATGCCCGACGTCCCTTTTATTGCGAATGGCGTGGAATACAAAAGAGGGTATTATTTAG
- the LOC139888531 gene encoding uncharacterized protein produces the protein MIYSTWTSFVKGFSSAVDEKCTYFTRQQVAARKDVERTFGILHGRWHILQKPARTYTRNQMRRLMYMCIILHNIIIEDNGYNLAENDWVYEAPQHIQCTWVERCDARARRTRELRDREVHEGLRSDLVEHLWALREFN, from the coding sequence ATGATTTATTCAACATGGACTTCATTTGTGAAGGGATTTTCAAGTGCCGTTGATGAAAAATGTACTTACTTTACAAGACAACAAGTTGCTGCTCGCAAAGATGTGGAAAGAACTTTTGGGATTTTACATGGTCGTTGGCATATTCTACAAAAACCTGCTAGGACATACACGAGGAATCAAATGAGACGGCTTATGTATATGTGCATCATACTACATAACATCATTATTGAAGACAATGGTTACAACCTTGCCGAGAATGATTGGGTTTATGAGGCGCCTCAACACATACAATGTACTTGGGTCGAAAGGTGTGACGCTCGTGCTAGACGAACAAGGGAGCTACGTGATAGAGAAGTGCACGAAGGCTTACGATCGGATTTGGTTGAACATTTATGGGCTCTTCGAGAATTCAATTAA